The nucleotide sequence CCAGTCTTGGCCCTCAGAAGCCCAACCATCTCCCAAAGAAGAAACGAGAAGGTAGATGATAATTGGGGTATCAgggcatttccttctccttggAGAGGGTTTTAACTGTGTTTTGGGGGGGTGACTATAGGACCTTTTGCTGACATCTCTGGTCTTCCCTGGGATTTCCTCGATAATGACAGCCAAACCCAGGTTCAGGTATCTGATGCCCATCCCACCCTGAAATTTTCCCACCCCCATCTTCTAAGTTGCAGTGTTTAGGGGTTGGAGAGAGTGTGACTAGGTAGGATTTGATGGTGGTAGATGGGTGGGCTTCAGGGTAGGGAAGGTTCAGCCTCATTTCAGCAGTGTGGCATCATCTCTGTGGCAGGAGTGCAGTGAAGATGAAGATGGCTACAGCAGTGAGGAAGCAAATGAGGACGATGAAGATGACACAGAGGAagcagaagaggaggaagaggaagaagaggaggaggaggagatgatgTTGCCTGGGATGGAGGGCAAAGAGGAGGTATGTGTGAAAGCAGAGGCATGTGTATAGTTTTGATTTTGGGAATAAGGATTACATCTGTGTCTTAGCATGAAAGCCTTGGCTACAAGATCTCTATTGTTTGCCAAATGGGGGGATCTGAAGAATCTTTTACCTTAATAGAGCAAAGTTGTAGGTTTTTTTCCCTGGAAAGATTTTTTCACCTAGCCTTCATTTATTAAAAGTGTggatacagggggcagctgggtagctcagtggagtgagagtcaggcctagagacaggaggtcctaggttcaaatccggcctcagacacttcccagctgtgtgaccctggacaagtcacttgacccccattgcctacccttaccactcttccacctatgagacaatacacagaagttaagggtttaaaaaaacaaacaaaaaaaaaagtgtggataCAGTTCCTAAACTAGGAGCCTCCACTATTCCCCTTGGCTGGGGATAAGAGGATCAGGCCTGGGGAGGAACTGTTTGGGTGAATCGGTGAACCCAGGGACATGATGGTGGTCCTcatgatattttccattttttcctcccaTAAAGCCTGGCTCAGATAGTGGCACAACAGCAGTGGTGGCTCTGATTCGGGGGAAGCAGCTGATTGTGGCAAATGCAGGGGACTCTCGATGTGTGGTGTCTGAAGCTGGCAAAGCCCTAGATATGTCCTATGACCATAAACCTGAAGATGAACTGGAGCTAGCACGAATCAAAAACGCTGGTGGCAAGGTTACCATGGATGGTCGAGTCAACGGAGGCCTCAACCTTTCTAGAGCCATTGGTAAGAGACTCTTGGGAGGGGATGCCAGGACCTCCACCCTTCCAAGACAATCTATGGTAACATCTGTATAGTgcttttaatatttgaaaacacTTTGTATGTAAAAATATGCATATCATTTTCTCTCATTATGACTAAAGGATAAGTTATTACTCTAATTTTTTAGATGACTAAATGGAATGAAAggtcaaattaaaattaaatggcaGCTAGAACTAGGCCTTGGTCTCCTGGTTCTTTACCCACTTCACTCCTGGTCTCTTCCTGCTGTTCTATATGACTTCCCCAAAACCTGAGAGTAGCAGGTACAAGTGCCTCAAATACAATTCCCTGTCCAGATAGCAATACTTATGGCAATCCATTTTCATACCAGGTGACCACTTctacaaaagaaataagaatctgCCACCCGAGGAGCAAATGATCTCTGCACTGCCTGACATTAAGGTGCTAACCCTCAATGAAGACCATGACTTCATGGTCATCGCTTGTGATGGCATCTGGTAAGTAAGGGATGGGAATTCCTTTTGTCACAGGCATCTAGTAAGTAAGGGGTGGGAACTCCTTTTGCTGTAGACCTTCCTCTAACTCTCTACTTGGTGCTTAATGCTTCTGTGCCATTTTCATTTAATACCTGCATTAAGCAGTTTTGTATTCCCTTAGCTGCTTTAGAAGACTTAGGCCTTTGTGAGTCAAAACTCCAAGTGTAAGGTCAACGGCTGAGGGTTTTTTCACTGGCTTGGGCGTTAACATAACTGGACCTCCTACATACTATTAATAACCTTTACTCTGCTTGGAGGGGCCTGGCTAGTGCTCTGACCATTGTGTTTGACCACAGGAATGTGATGAGCAGCCAGGAAGTGGTGGACTTTATCCAGGCCAAGATCAGCCAAAGGGATGAAAATGGGGAGCTTCGACTGCTCTCCTCCATTGTGGAAGAGGTGAGCTGAGCACCCTGGGAAGAAGTGGGAGGGTCCTCTAAATGTAATACAAATTGGACCTCTATTACAGTCTAAATCATGTAATGCAAATCAGTAATGCAAAACTTAAAACCAGCCCAATGGAAGTTTTTCTTTACTGCTGGTAGTTATTAGTTGACCAGCAGGTGACAGCCTTTTCCTGATGTTTGGGGCACTCTTCCTCCACTCCTTTCAAACTTACTGAGCAGGGCCAGCTCTATTATAAACTATTAGGTTCAGCCTCTGTCCCCACCCTGTGACTCAGGTAACCTGTTCTCCCTGCAGCTGTTGGATCAGTGCCTGGCACCTGACACTTCTGGGGATGGCACTGGGTGTGACAACATGACCTGCATAATCATCTGCTTCAAACCCCGAAGCACAGCAACACCCCAACCTGAGAGTGGCAAGAGGAGACTAGAGGAGGTTATGACCCCTGAAACCGCTGGGGAGAATGGCAGCAGTGACAACAGCAAGAAAGCCAAACAGGAATAGCAACTATATCCTCTCCTGCCCACCCAGACTGTTTTCTGAGCCCACCGGACTTAAGACTgagttttgtctttttcctttagcCTTAGCAGTGGAAATGTGGTGTGCAGGGGGATCCGGGGTGGCTTTGCTTAGCCCATTCCAAAGAGGGCTCTCCCTCCACACAACACACTGCGGGAGCCCCTTCTTTCTCCCCCAACTGGTCCCCTCACCGGGCAGTGGGAGAGGTGGAGCACGGCACCAGCTGGAGGCcttgaccctgtgcaagtcaccaTTAATGTGCCTGTGCTGATGTGTTGGAGGGAAGGACTGGTGGTTCTGGTTTTTACTCTGTGAACACTTtatttaagaacttttttttatcGGCGGCTCCCTGGTCCCTAGCCGCTTCCACCCACTCTGTTGTACACTTTCAATCAACACTTTTTCAGACTAAAGGCCAAAACCCAACTGTGCCCTGTGGTGTCCTTCTTTACTGTAACCACTTCCAAGTACACTTCTCTACAGCCCAATTCGGCCAAAATTGATTGTCCACCTCCCTTACAGACAAGGTGCGTCCCCAGTGGTAATCCTGGTGAAgagctggagggagggagggaggggtcaCTGGAGGTAGGAGCAATGAGGAGAGCGTTCTAGTGGTGCCAGGACTACCAGAGCT is from Gracilinanus agilis isolate LMUSP501 chromosome 2, AgileGrace, whole genome shotgun sequence and encodes:
- the PPM1G gene encoding protein phosphatase 1G isoform X2; translation: MGAYLSQPNTVKSSGDGEGTAGPGGRGAQRLPLPYGFSAMQGWRVSMEDAHNCIPELDSETAMFSVYDGHGGEEVALYCAKYLPDIIKDQKAYKEGKLQKALEDAFLAIDAKLTTEEVIKELAQIAGRPPEDEDEKEKVADEDDVDNEEAALLHEEATMTIEELLTRYGQNCHKGPPHIKAGAGLGPFADISGLPWDFLDNDSQTQVQECSEDEDGYSSEEANEDDEDDTEEAEEEEEEEEEEEEMMLPGMEGKEEPGSDSGTTAVVALIRGKQLIVANAGDSRCVVSEAGKALDMSYDHKPEDELELARIKNAGGKVTMDGRVNGGLNLSRAIGDHFYKRNKNLPPEEQMISALPDIKVLTLNEDHDFMVIACDGIWNVMSSQEVVDFIQAKISQRDENGELRLLSSIVEELLDQCLAPDTSGDGTGCDNMTCIIICFKPRSTATPQPESGKRRLEEVMTPETAGENGSSDNSKKAKQE